The window AATAAATCATAAATATAGCCTAATAAATAGGGTTATTACATCAAAAAAAGAATATCAATAATTGAATGACTAATTGCTATCAAAAATAAATGTTATTTAATGTTTTTTATTTTTAATTCTTATCATTAATCTAATTAGGAACGGATTTGATTAAATTGATAATAAAAATCAATTTAACACCTAACTCAGTTTGTTTATAATTACTTGTTTTATATCAATACATTAATGGTTTTTCGTTGGAATTGATTTAATTGTAAATTATTAGCTATTGCTTTATTACATATACTTCGTGAATATAGAGGGAGAATTAATATTGATTTCAGACCTTGAGAGTTATTATGAGTCAAGATACCCATTCAGAAATACACAATCAAAAAACGACGAATGAAAAACGTAGAACAATATGGATGGTGGTAGCCACAATAATTATCGTTCTATTATTTGTAGCCTATGGTGTTTATTGGTTTTTAGTTTTACGCTTTCAAGAATATACCGATGACGCTTATGTATCTGGTTTGCAGATCCCGATAGTTGCGCAAACAACGGGTAATGTGACTCAAGTTAACTTTGAAAATACTGACTTGGTAAAAGCGGGTGACGTATTGGTTGTATTGGATAAAACTAATGCCCGATTGGCATTTGAACAAGCCAAACATGATTTAGCAACAACTGTGCGCAAAACCAAAGAGCTGTATATCAATGGTGATGAGTATCAAGCGCAAATTCAAAAAAACCGGGTGACACTTGCGCAAGCGCAAAAAGATTATCAACGTCGTGTGGCGCTAGGGCGTAGCGGTACTATTTCGAAGGAAGACCTACAGCATTCGCAAGAAGCCGTACAACTTGCGCAGGCGGCTCTGGATATTTCTATTCAACAATATAATGCCAACCGTGCATTGCTGCGTAACACGGAGCTTAAAAAGCAACCGGAAATTCAGCAAGCGGCTGATAGCGTGCGCAGTGCGTGGATAAACTTACAACGTACTGAAATTAAAAGCCCGATGACGGGGTATGTTTCACGGCGTAATGTTCAAGTCGGTTCTCAAGTCAGCCCACAGAGCTCTTTAATGGCCATTGTGCCTGTTCAGCCTGTTTGGGTAGATGCAAACTTCAAAGAAACCCAACTGGAAAAAGTTCGTATTGGGCAACCCGTGACTATCAATAGTGATTTTTACGGAGAGGATATTGTTTATAACGGCACTGTTGTTGGGCTTGATATGGGAACCGGTAGTGCTTTTTCATTATTACCCGCTCAAAATGCAACCGGGAACTGGATTAAGGTGGTACAGCGTTTGCCTGTACGTGTTGAATTAGACCCTGAGCAGGTGGCGAAACACCCACTGCGCATTGGGTTGTCCATGAATGTCACGATAGATATTAAAGACCAAAATGGCCCTGTTTTAGCGGAAGTTCAGCGTACAGTACCGGCATTTGAAAGTGATGTGTTGGTCTTAAACTTAAGTGATGTCGACCACATCATCGACACCATTATCAGCGATAACGCAGACTAGCTTGAAAGGAGCCGTTGTGGCAGATATTCAACCACTTAAGGGTGCAAAACTGGTATGGGCAACCATTGCGTTGTCCCTTGCAACTTTCATGCAGGTGCTTGATTCCACGATTGCTAACGTGGCTATCCCGACGATTGCCGGTGATCTCGGGGTTTCCATGTCACAAGGAACATGGGTCATTACCTCGTTTGGCGTATCGAATGCGATTTCTATTGCGATTTCAGGTTACCTCGCGAAGCGTTTTGGTGAAATCCGTGTTTTCTTATGGGCAACGGCACTTTTCACATTATTTTCATTACTTTGTGGGTTTTCCGATAGCCTTGGTATGCTGATTTTATACCGCGTATTGCAAGGGGCTGTTGCAGGGCCGGTGATCCCGCTTTCGCAAAGCCTTATTATGCGTTGCTACCCGCCGAAAATGCAAAATATGGCGTTAGCATTTTGGTCGATGACCATCATTTTAGCTCCAGTGTTCGGTCCTATTTTCGGTGGTTATATTAGTGATAATTTCCATTGGGGCTGGATATTCTTTATGAATGTGCCTTTGGGAATTTTCGTCATTATTGTTGGCTCTATTATCCTAAAAGGGATGGAGTCGAAGATCGTGAAAGTCCCATTCAATGTGATTGGTTTGGCGCTACTTTCGGTGGGCGTTGGTTGCTTACAAGTTCTGCTCGACAAAGGTAAGGAGCTGGGATGGTTGGCGTCTAATGAAATTGTTATCTTAGCCGTTGTTTCAGCGATTGCATTGGTCTTCCTCGTAATTTGGGAACTTACTGACAAAAACCCAATTGTCGAATTATCGTTATTTAAATCGCGCAATTTTACCATCGGAACGATTTCTGTCAGTTTGGCATATATGGCCTATTTCGGCGCTATTGTATTGTTGCCGCAGCTCTTACAAGAAGTGTATGGCTATACGGCAACATGGGCAGGGTTAGCATTGGCACCCATTGGTTTATTGCCTGTGTTGTTCTCGGCTCCAGTGGCAAAATTATCCGATTTTCTCGATATCCGCTGGATAGTGACCTTTAGCTTTGTATTTTATGCAATTTGTTTCTTCTGGCGCGCGTATACGTTTGAACCGGATATGGGCTTTTCTGCTGTGGTTTGGCCACAACTGGTGCAAGGGATGGCGGTGGCTTGCTTCTTTATGCCACTGACCACATTAACCCTTTCTGGCCTACCGCCCGAAAAACTCGCTTCGGCGTCGAGTTTAGCCAACTTTTTCCGTACCTTAGCGGGTTCAATAGGGACTTCCATAACCACAACGTTGTGGAGTGATAGAGAAGCCGTACATCATAGCCAATTAACGGAATTTATTACCGATTACAATCCTGAGTCTTTAGGGATGTATCAAGAAATGGCCGCTCATGGGCTGAGTACCGAACAGACTTCCGGTTTTATTGCTCAGCAAATCACTAGCCAAGGGTTAATTATTGCTGCAAATGAGATCTTCTGGTTATGCGGTTGGGTATTTATTGCGCTGATTATTACCGTTTGGTTTGCTAAGCCACCATTTGGCAGTAAAGCGAAATAATTAATGGATGGGGCTAAGTATTATAGCCCCATCTAGCTTATAGCTGGGATTTAGGAATAATATTCTCAAAACTTAGGGTTGGCCGGTTTGTTTCGACTTCTTTGAGCGGCTCGACTTCTTTAAACGTGTTTAAGCAGCGCGTGACTAAGTTTTGATAATCTTTAGTTCCGCTGGTTTTCCATGCAATTTCTTTTTCTGATAATGTGCGAAGTACTTTTGCAGGCGTACCAACGATAAGACTATTATCAGCAAATATCGCCTCGGCTTTGATAAAGGCGCAAGCACCGACAATCGAGTTTTCGCCAATTATTGCTCCATCCATAATCACACTGTTCATCCCG is drawn from Providencia huaxiensis and contains these coding sequences:
- the emrA gene encoding multidrug efflux MFS transporter periplasmic adaptor subunit EmrA; protein product: MSQDTHSEIHNQKTTNEKRRTIWMVVATIIIVLLFVAYGVYWFLVLRFQEYTDDAYVSGLQIPIVAQTTGNVTQVNFENTDLVKAGDVLVVLDKTNARLAFEQAKHDLATTVRKTKELYINGDEYQAQIQKNRVTLAQAQKDYQRRVALGRSGTISKEDLQHSQEAVQLAQAALDISIQQYNANRALLRNTELKKQPEIQQAADSVRSAWINLQRTEIKSPMTGYVSRRNVQVGSQVSPQSSLMAIVPVQPVWVDANFKETQLEKVRIGQPVTINSDFYGEDIVYNGTVVGLDMGTGSAFSLLPAQNATGNWIKVVQRLPVRVELDPEQVAKHPLRIGLSMNVTIDIKDQNGPVLAEVQRTVPAFESDVLVLNLSDVDHIIDTIISDNAD
- a CDS encoding DHA2 family efflux MFS transporter permease subunit, producing MADIQPLKGAKLVWATIALSLATFMQVLDSTIANVAIPTIAGDLGVSMSQGTWVITSFGVSNAISIAISGYLAKRFGEIRVFLWATALFTLFSLLCGFSDSLGMLILYRVLQGAVAGPVIPLSQSLIMRCYPPKMQNMALAFWSMTIILAPVFGPIFGGYISDNFHWGWIFFMNVPLGIFVIIVGSIILKGMESKIVKVPFNVIGLALLSVGVGCLQVLLDKGKELGWLASNEIVILAVVSAIALVFLVIWELTDKNPIVELSLFKSRNFTIGTISVSLAYMAYFGAIVLLPQLLQEVYGYTATWAGLALAPIGLLPVLFSAPVAKLSDFLDIRWIVTFSFVFYAICFFWRAYTFEPDMGFSAVVWPQLVQGMAVACFFMPLTTLTLSGLPPEKLASASSLANFFRTLAGSIGTSITTTLWSDREAVHHSQLTEFITDYNPESLGMYQEMAAHGLSTEQTSGFIAQQITSQGLIIAANEIFWLCGWVFIALIITVWFAKPPFGSKAK
- the paaY gene encoding phenylacetic acid degradation protein PaaY, translating into MPFYQIDGITPVVSPESFVHPTAVVIGDVIIGKNVYIGPNASLRGDFGRLIIKDGANVQDNCVMHGFPQYETIVEENGHIGHGAILHGCHIKRNALVGMNSVIMDGAIIGENSIVGACAFIKAEAIFADNSLIVGTPAKVLRTLSEKEIAWKTSGTKDYQNLVTRCLNTFKEVEPLKEVETNRPTLSFENIIPKSQL